The stretch of DNA ATTAAGTGGTATATTTCGTCTATTAACAAGCCTTACAACTTTAAAGCCATTTGGGCTTATATCATTTAGTTTTCTTCCTCTATAATAAACATTTTTTTTATCATATGAAAAATCTTCATCTTCTACAATAGTAAAACTATTTTTATCTACATCTTGTAATTGGATAACATCCATTCTTGTATAATAAATATTATTTTTATCTTTAGAATAATTGCTATCTTTCATTACTTCAAAAGTATCTTTATCAGCATTTTTTATTATAAGATACCCAGTTTCTTTGTATGGTGTTATGGCATATATGTTTTCATTATCTTTTCCATAAATAATCGTACTTGAATTACTTGAATTATTTTTTATTATTTCAAATTCTTCAGGATTTTTTATACCTAATTTTTCTCCAGAATAAAATATTTCATTTCCATTTTTAATCAAATCATTATCCAAAACTTTAAAATCTTTTTCATTTATTTTCCCAAGATTTTTAACATCTCCAAAGTAATAATACAGGTTATTCTTATCTCTGGCATAATTTGTTCCAGAAACTTCCTTAAAAGTTTGGGGATCTGCACCTTTTACAATGTCTAATCCAGCATACACATTTTTATCATCTTTGGAATATGATCCGTCTGAAATCACCTTAAATGTTTTTGGATTCGCACCTTCAATTTTTTCTCCTGAATAATAGACTGAATTTTTGTCTTTTGCATGACTATGGTCTCCCTCCAGAACCACAAACGAATTTATGTCTGCATTTAAAATTTTATCTGAATTATAAAATACATTTTTATCATCTTTTGAATAATATTGACTCAAAACTTTTATTGTTTTTGGATTTGCCCCATTTATTTTCTGAATCCATTCGTTAATTGGACTGTAAACATTATTTTTATCTTTTGAATAATTATTTGGTAGCACTTCAAAAGTTTTACTATCTACATCTTCAAAAGATTTATTTCCCCAAAAATAAACGCTTTTATCATCTTTCGCATATTTATCATTCAATATTTTAAAGGT from Leptotrichia trevisanii DSM 22070 encodes:
- a CDS encoding DKNYY domain-containing protein, which gives rise to MKTKFFKVILGVFILANFGMAEYVKKDNEIYYKYGKEDDSGFKVENVDLNTFKILNDKYAKDDKSVYFWGNKSFEDVDSKTFEVLPNNYSKDKNNVYSPINEWIQKINGANPKTIKVLSQYYSKDDKNVFYNSDKILNADINSFVVLEGDHSHAKDKNSVYYSGEKIEGANPKTFKVISDGSYSKDDKNVYAGLDIVKGADPQTFKEVSGTNYARDKNNLYYYFGDVKNLGKINEKDFKVLDNDLIKNGNEIFYSGEKLGIKNPEEFEIIKNNSSNSSTIIYGKDNENIYAITPYKETGYLIIKNADKDTFEVMKDSNYSKDKNNIYYTRMDVIQLQDVDKNSFTIVEDEDFSYDKKNVYYRGRKLNDISPNGFKVVRLVNRRNIPLNFLSDSKNIYKLVTVYDEKTDKLKSVKVVAVKNPKVDSKTFEIFDYWENYFRDKNNVYYENELYKMGLKKIAGADRKSFKVLNDEFSKDKNNVYYYGNKINGVSPDGLEFVGNKFVFKNHEDFVSFIKDKNNVYYLKGKIGNEKYEIMPLNFDSKTFKYSNNGFYELINSNYTGYFQDKNGVYYFNGLAKLTSNNILSKVENADIPSFLQYMAGYAKDKNKVYCGTKEVKGADVESFAAFTIDGEDVIKDENKIYKYTDSCEQ